A region from the Nematostella vectensis chromosome 13, jaNemVect1.1, whole genome shotgun sequence genome encodes:
- the LOC5518014 gene encoding TBC1 domain family member 20 isoform X1, with protein sequence MAKSMAGRGGSSRARQRRPLTDRGRHSLHQEQGIMAQMMHYMSEARLRGKIRRINEALEEDPVDVQTLCNLAMSCDGLITNDLRRRVWPKLLNANSLDISVTKNKKGSSETAQFQENKYWVQVNLDVDRSHRRFPKVPCIALWIAFAEMRVSRRKVLQSQLTNVIMRVICKHQNLHYYQGYHDIAVTLLLVVGEDLATALLEQLSLHQLRDFMEPTMEKTNKMLSFIHPIIQEADPELEDFLIRSEVGQMFALSWLITWYGHVIQDFDTIVRLYDFFLATHPLMPVYLAAALVIHRRDDVLLGECDMAFVHHSLSKIPSDFSSRVEELITSTKYLFEKYSPEKMAKAAERHLKESMALAQHTQFLYDLSDQRPDSILRRRRQQNSQLHAYQGGEPVLRDSTNPYVKLAVWTLTASLGTVALYVLGSAKRWI encoded by the exons ATGGCGAAAAG TATGGCTGGGCGTGGCGGGAGTAGTAGGGCTAGGCAGCGGCGGCCTTTGACGGACAGAGGCCGGCATAGTCTGCATCAAGAGCAAGGAATAATGGCACAGATGATGCACTATA TGTCTGAGGCCAGACTGCGTGGGAAAATACGAAGAATTAATGAAGCTCTTGAGGAGGACCCTGTTGATGTTCAGACGCTGTGTAACCTGGCCATGTCATGTGATGGCCTGATAACCAATGACCTGCGACGGAGAGTCTGGCCAAAACTGCTTAATGCCAACTCACTTGACATATCAGTgaccaaaaataaaaaag GTTCAAGTGAAACAGCTCAATTTCAGGAGAATAAATATTGGGTTCAAGTCAACCTTGATGTTGACAGATCACACAGGCGATTTCCAAAAG TTCCCTGTATTGCTCTGTGGATTGCATTTGCAGAGATGCGGGTCTCCAGAAGGAAGGTGCTTCAAAGCCAACTGACAAATGTTATCATGCGGGTGATATGTAAACACCAGAATCTCCATTACTACCAG GGCTATCACGATATTGCTGTAACACTGTTACTGGTGGTTGGAGAAGACTTGGCAACTGCACTATTAGAGCAACTGTCGCTTCACCAGCTCAG GGATTTCATGGAACCAACCATGGAGAAGACAAACAAGATGTTGTCATTCATACACCCCATCATACAGGAAGCAGACCCTGAACTTGAAGACTTCCTTATAAG GTCTGAGGTTGGTCAAATGTTTGCTCTCAGCTGGCTCATAACTTGGTATGGACACGTCATCCAGGACTTTGACACCATTGTCCGGTTGTATGATTTTTTCCTGGCGACACATCCACTGATGCCCGTTTATCTTGCTGCAGCG CTGGTAATACATCGTCGCGATGATGTGTTGCTAGGCGAATGTGACATGGCGTTTGTGCATCATTCACTCTCCAAGATTCCAAGTGACTTCTCTTCACGAGTGGAGGAACTTATTACATCTACCAAGTACCTGTTCGAGAAATACTCACCAGAAAAGATGGCCAAGGCAGCCGAACGGCACCTGAAGGAAAG CATGGCCCTCGCCCAACACACACAGTTCCTGTATGACTTATCAGACCAGAGACCTGACTCAATCCTTCGTAGACGCCGCCAACAGAATTCACAGCTACATGCATACCAAGGGGGTGAACCTGTTCTAAGGGACTCCACCAATCCTTACGTTAAGCTTGCCGTATGGACGTTAACGGCCTCTCTCGGAACCGTGGCACTTTATGTCTTGGGATCTGCGAAGCGTTGGATTTGA
- the LOC5518014 gene encoding TBC1 domain family member 20 isoform X3, giving the protein MAKSMAGRGGSSRARQRRPLTDRGRHSLHQEQGIMAQMMHYMSEARLRGKIRRINEALEEDPVDVQTLCNLAMSCDGLITNDLRRRVWPKLLNANSLDISVTKNKKGSSETAQFQENKYWVQVNLDVDRSHRRFPKEMRVSRRKVLQSQLTNVIMRVICKHQNLHYYQGYHDIAVTLLLVVGEDLATALLEQLSLHQLRDFMEPTMEKTNKMLSFIHPIIQEADPELEDFLIRSEVGQMFALSWLITWYGHVIQDFDTIVRLYDFFLATHPLMPVYLAAALVIHRRDDVLLGECDMAFVHHSLSKIPSDFSSRVEELITSTKYLFEKYSPEKMAKAAERHLKESMALAQHTQFLYDLSDQRPDSILRRRRQQNSQLHAYQGGEPVLRDSTNPYVKLAVWTLTASLGTVALYVLGSAKRWI; this is encoded by the exons ATGGCGAAAAG TATGGCTGGGCGTGGCGGGAGTAGTAGGGCTAGGCAGCGGCGGCCTTTGACGGACAGAGGCCGGCATAGTCTGCATCAAGAGCAAGGAATAATGGCACAGATGATGCACTATA TGTCTGAGGCCAGACTGCGTGGGAAAATACGAAGAATTAATGAAGCTCTTGAGGAGGACCCTGTTGATGTTCAGACGCTGTGTAACCTGGCCATGTCATGTGATGGCCTGATAACCAATGACCTGCGACGGAGAGTCTGGCCAAAACTGCTTAATGCCAACTCACTTGACATATCAGTgaccaaaaataaaaaag GTTCAAGTGAAACAGCTCAATTTCAGGAGAATAAATATTGGGTTCAAGTCAACCTTGATGTTGACAGATCACACAGGCGATTTCCAAAAG AGATGCGGGTCTCCAGAAGGAAGGTGCTTCAAAGCCAACTGACAAATGTTATCATGCGGGTGATATGTAAACACCAGAATCTCCATTACTACCAG GGCTATCACGATATTGCTGTAACACTGTTACTGGTGGTTGGAGAAGACTTGGCAACTGCACTATTAGAGCAACTGTCGCTTCACCAGCTCAG GGATTTCATGGAACCAACCATGGAGAAGACAAACAAGATGTTGTCATTCATACACCCCATCATACAGGAAGCAGACCCTGAACTTGAAGACTTCCTTATAAG GTCTGAGGTTGGTCAAATGTTTGCTCTCAGCTGGCTCATAACTTGGTATGGACACGTCATCCAGGACTTTGACACCATTGTCCGGTTGTATGATTTTTTCCTGGCGACACATCCACTGATGCCCGTTTATCTTGCTGCAGCG CTGGTAATACATCGTCGCGATGATGTGTTGCTAGGCGAATGTGACATGGCGTTTGTGCATCATTCACTCTCCAAGATTCCAAGTGACTTCTCTTCACGAGTGGAGGAACTTATTACATCTACCAAGTACCTGTTCGAGAAATACTCACCAGAAAAGATGGCCAAGGCAGCCGAACGGCACCTGAAGGAAAG CATGGCCCTCGCCCAACACACACAGTTCCTGTATGACTTATCAGACCAGAGACCTGACTCAATCCTTCGTAGACGCCGCCAACAGAATTCACAGCTACATGCATACCAAGGGGGTGAACCTGTTCTAAGGGACTCCACCAATCCTTACGTTAAGCTTGCCGTATGGACGTTAACGGCCTCTCTCGGAACCGTGGCACTTTATGTCTTGGGATCTGCGAAGCGTTGGATTTGA
- the LOC5518014 gene encoding TBC1 domain family member 20 isoform X2, protein MAGRGGSSRARQRRPLTDRGRHSLHQEQGIMAQMMHYMSEARLRGKIRRINEALEEDPVDVQTLCNLAMSCDGLITNDLRRRVWPKLLNANSLDISVTKNKKGSSETAQFQENKYWVQVNLDVDRSHRRFPKVPCIALWIAFAEMRVSRRKVLQSQLTNVIMRVICKHQNLHYYQGYHDIAVTLLLVVGEDLATALLEQLSLHQLRDFMEPTMEKTNKMLSFIHPIIQEADPELEDFLIRSEVGQMFALSWLITWYGHVIQDFDTIVRLYDFFLATHPLMPVYLAAALVIHRRDDVLLGECDMAFVHHSLSKIPSDFSSRVEELITSTKYLFEKYSPEKMAKAAERHLKESMALAQHTQFLYDLSDQRPDSILRRRRQQNSQLHAYQGGEPVLRDSTNPYVKLAVWTLTASLGTVALYVLGSAKRWI, encoded by the exons ATGGCTGGGCGTGGCGGGAGTAGTAGGGCTAGGCAGCGGCGGCCTTTGACGGACAGAGGCCGGCATAGTCTGCATCAAGAGCAAGGAATAATGGCACAGATGATGCACTATA TGTCTGAGGCCAGACTGCGTGGGAAAATACGAAGAATTAATGAAGCTCTTGAGGAGGACCCTGTTGATGTTCAGACGCTGTGTAACCTGGCCATGTCATGTGATGGCCTGATAACCAATGACCTGCGACGGAGAGTCTGGCCAAAACTGCTTAATGCCAACTCACTTGACATATCAGTgaccaaaaataaaaaag GTTCAAGTGAAACAGCTCAATTTCAGGAGAATAAATATTGGGTTCAAGTCAACCTTGATGTTGACAGATCACACAGGCGATTTCCAAAAG TTCCCTGTATTGCTCTGTGGATTGCATTTGCAGAGATGCGGGTCTCCAGAAGGAAGGTGCTTCAAAGCCAACTGACAAATGTTATCATGCGGGTGATATGTAAACACCAGAATCTCCATTACTACCAG GGCTATCACGATATTGCTGTAACACTGTTACTGGTGGTTGGAGAAGACTTGGCAACTGCACTATTAGAGCAACTGTCGCTTCACCAGCTCAG GGATTTCATGGAACCAACCATGGAGAAGACAAACAAGATGTTGTCATTCATACACCCCATCATACAGGAAGCAGACCCTGAACTTGAAGACTTCCTTATAAG GTCTGAGGTTGGTCAAATGTTTGCTCTCAGCTGGCTCATAACTTGGTATGGACACGTCATCCAGGACTTTGACACCATTGTCCGGTTGTATGATTTTTTCCTGGCGACACATCCACTGATGCCCGTTTATCTTGCTGCAGCG CTGGTAATACATCGTCGCGATGATGTGTTGCTAGGCGAATGTGACATGGCGTTTGTGCATCATTCACTCTCCAAGATTCCAAGTGACTTCTCTTCACGAGTGGAGGAACTTATTACATCTACCAAGTACCTGTTCGAGAAATACTCACCAGAAAAGATGGCCAAGGCAGCCGAACGGCACCTGAAGGAAAG CATGGCCCTCGCCCAACACACACAGTTCCTGTATGACTTATCAGACCAGAGACCTGACTCAATCCTTCGTAGACGCCGCCAACAGAATTCACAGCTACATGCATACCAAGGGGGTGAACCTGTTCTAAGGGACTCCACCAATCCTTACGTTAAGCTTGCCGTATGGACGTTAACGGCCTCTCTCGGAACCGTGGCACTTTATGTCTTGGGATCTGCGAAGCGTTGGATTTGA
- the LOC116601609 gene encoding uncharacterized protein LOC116601609, producing MQAKLQQLKSQKVFIQHLLNGILEKVLAASAPALAEREEKNLQSSCDGLQEEKATFEAQITAQAKNNAAKDARLVELKKEIEQAKTRQHAVSLTANTVNDLISAPI from the exons ATGCAGGCCAAGCTGCAACAACt GAAATCACAGAAAGTCTTCATACAACATTTGCTAAATGGAATATTAGAAAAG GTCTTGGCTGCATCAGCCCCAGCACTCGCCGAAAG gGAAGAGAAAAACCTCCAGTCCTCCTGTGACGGGCTACAGGAAGAAAAG GCGACGTTTGAAGCACAAATTACCGCGCAGGCGAAAAACAATGCCGCAAAAGATGC aCGCCTCGTGGAACTGAAGAAGGAAATTGAACAGGCGAAAACACGTCAACACGCAGTAAGTCTTACAGCgaataccgtaaatgatctaataagtgcccctatctaa
- the LOC5518063 gene encoding HAUS augmin-like complex subunit 4 codes for MASVVSVQETVDKLNASLPICITAAEVENNPEFTKLLFALSRTLTEDGLSRTTHSELTETKDSLLKQKEKYLEAHTVYSELKSLIMEQNISKNENVPSPSTAALYDALSSAISNAEAVHYLSFTPEGSDEITLLGLKQEDLVQNDSHKIKIQQSFQQNIIPELESRLRAKCELLVNFHEPSKDYESEGLSFAKAGQLPAILQKEKSLLQEERKRLGQDRLMRDRQFRQYYQTLLQSLESLEKLITKHRLQSQVRYDKVTTDWLAAKCEAMCLKIRVLQNQLIRDTYTPETVAALKKIRGLLEVAKEEEERELQRAREALQAYESVGMGFEALVREYSALMIEIDNKKWALSELRQSQDGMDSLWSHR; via the exons ATGGCATCTGTTGTTTCAGTCCAAGAAACCGTGGATAAAT TGAATGCCAGTCTACCAATATGTATCACGGCGGCTGAGGTCGAAAATAACCCAGAATTTACCAAACTACTGTTTGCTCTAAGTCGCACACTGACAGAAGATGGCTTGAGTCGAACAACACACTCTGAACTCACTGAG ACTAAAGATTCTTTGCTGAAACAGAAGGAAAAGTACCTAGAGGCACATACAGTTTATTCTGAGCTTAAGTCTCTGATCATGGAGcaaaacattagcaaaaaTGAGAACGTTCCTTCGCCATCCACTGCTGCG TTGTATGATGCTCTCAGTTCAGCCATATCAAATGCTGAGGCCGTGCATTACCTGTCATTTACACCGGAAGGGTCAGATGAGATAACTTTGCTAGGTCTCAAGCAGGAGGACTTGGTGCAAAATGATTCACACAAGATAAAAATACAACag TCTTTTCAACAGAACATCATCCCAGAACTAGAGTCCAGATTGAGAGCTAAGTGTGAATTGCTGGTCAACTTCCATGAGCCAAGTAAAGATTATG aGAGTGAAGGATTATCATTTGCAAAAGCTGGTCAACTTCCAGCCATCTTGCAAAAAGAAAAGTCCTTGCTTCAAGAAGAGCGAAAGAGACTTGGCCAGGACCGACTGATGCGAGACAGACAGTTCAGGCAATACTACCAG ACACTCCTACAGTCCCTGGAATCACTGGAAAAGCTTATAACCAAACACAGGCTCCAGTCCCAGGTCCGCTATGATAAGGTTACAACTGATTGGCTGGCTGCAAAGTGTGAGGCGATGTGTCTGAAAATAAG GGTTTTACAGAACCAGTTAATTCGTGACACTTACACACCAGAGACAGTAGCAgccctgaaaaaaataag GGGTCTTTTAGAAGTGGCAAAAGAGGAAGAGGAGCGCGAGCTCCAGAGGGCTAGGGAAGCACTCCAGGCGTACGAGTCCGTGGGGATGGGATTTGAGGCACTTGTCCGAGAATACAGTGCATTAATGATCGAGATCGATAACAAGAAATGGGCGCTGAGTGAACTACGGCAAAGCCAGGATGGGATGGATAGCTTGTGGTCACACCGATGA
- the LOC5518062 gene encoding uncharacterized protein LOC5518062 — MEGGGELPPARNTSPHAVIDIDYLKSRPGLTKIAEIMCLLIAFASLSGYTGSHKDARFGSRFDFFYFVTITSWLIIIAVFLLFLFKVYNRLNINWNVVLVVYCTVTAFMLLVSSALVLDAVVHHRTRKESEEIVNGHWTNFCSLEKCGNIEAAGAFGIIATALFIVDAVFYFIENRRGREAPPPGAEQF, encoded by the exons ATGGAGGGAGGAGGCGAATTGCCGCCAGCGCGGAACACCAGCCCGCATGCTGTTATTGACATTGATTATCTCAAAAGCCGACCTGGACTTACAAAAATTGCAGAAATA atgTGTCTGTTGATTGCGTTTGCATCGCTGTCAGGGTACACTGGCAGCCACAAAGATGCACGTTTTGGCTCCCGCTTTGATTTCTTCTATTTTGTTACCATCACATCTTGGCTGATCATCATCGCTGTTTTCCTCCTCTTTTTATTCAAAGTCTACAACAGATTAAACATCAATTGGAATGTGGTG CTCGTGGTGTACTGTACCGTGACAGCCTTCATGTTGCTGGTTTCCTCAGCACTTGTTCTAGATGCTGTGGTACATCACCGCACAAGGAAGGAATCAGAGGAGATTGTCAATGGACACTGGACTAATTTCTGTTCTCTTGAAAAATGTGGCAACATAGAAGCTGCAGGG GCATTTGGTATTATTGCCACTGCTCTATTCATTGTGGATGCAGTATTTTACTTTATTGAGAATAGAAGAGGCAGAGAAGCTCCCCCACCTGGGGCAGAACAGTTTTGA
- the LOC5518013 gene encoding uncharacterized protein LOC5518013, producing MAGVKMDYVKSLPGILKIIEFVFLLHAFSCMADCCGNGSGRYAFFLAMTIIAWIMVIIIFLVFFLDQTSAIPQLNWQYVVLFSSIAWAVLLLICSALMADVSSDTRHYRDWQGYGIRNYYVKWWDTMTAGVVFGFLAMLVFIIDAVVHAKGVSFSGGGGGGGKAGQPTPA from the exons ATGGCGGGGGTTAAAATGGACTATGTCAAGTCGTTGCCTGGAATACTGAAAATTATTGAATTT GTGTTTTTGCTCCACGCCTTTTCGTGTATGGCTGATTGTTGTGGTAATGGTAGCGGGAGATATGCATTTTTCCTGGCCATGACAATAATCGCCTGGATCATGGTTATAATCATCTTTTTGGTTTTCTTCCTTGACCAAACCTCTGCCATTCCACAGTTAAACTGGCAATATGTC GTATTGTTCAGCAGCATCGCCTGGGCTGTCCTTCTGCTCATTTGCAGCGCTTTGATGGCTGACGTGTCCTCTGACACCCGACACTATCGCGATTGGCAGGGTTACGGTATCAGGAACTATTACGTCAAGTGGTGGGACACCATGACAGCTGGCGTG GTGTTTGGTTTCCTTGCCATGCTTGTGTTTATCATCGATGCTGTTGTTCACGCAAAAGGAGTCTCCTTCTCAGGCGGTGGAGGTGGAGGTGGCAAGGCTGGCCAGCCAACCCCAGCTTAG